In the genome of Arachis stenosperma cultivar V10309 chromosome 6, arast.V10309.gnm1.PFL2, whole genome shotgun sequence, the window AAGTCCGGTGAAACGCAGTACAACCAAACTGTTagatagaaaaattcaaaaatcatgaagttgtggttcaaatctaaatcttttttttactttaatacttttttatcattaaactatgttattattctttattcttttatatgttaattattaattatataataaaaacgtataataatttttttacatattatTTTAGTATTATACTCGGTCACTTATATTTAAGTTAATTATATGTTTTATTAGTCATAATTATTAATATGCATATAATTAAACacgtataaaaaaaatatcaaacatttttattatttataacatgcttattttttttatgtttatatgatatttattaatattatttttcaataaatatatataatatataataatataataaatataaactaattacttagttattaaaataaaaatatttattttaatataaaaataaaaataaaatttttttattacgaaaaaaactaaaattttatatattaagttaataataaacaaattaatACTTAAGGACTATAATTTGTTGAAACTtgattgtttttaaaatattagtcaatatatatatatatatatatatcttaaattttaatttttgtttttcgactattttatattttgtatttacgTCAGACCGGTTCTATCAGTTCAACCAGTAACTCATCGGTTGAACGTATGAACCAGTAAGCCAGTAGTCTGATCGGTTCGATTTTCGACtcggttctgacaactatggTCCCAACGGGAACGTGCAGTAACATGGAGATTTGAGTTACAAACCACACTCGCTCCCATCAATTTTGAGCTTCGTAACTAACCACTTTCGTTCAGCCTGTTTCCGCGAGTCTTTGCCTAATTTCACCGATTCTTGCCAGCTCTCAAGCTTCACGAGTCATGAGAACTAACTGGACTAGCTGCAATCCTTTTTACCTGTTTATCGGTCGAACCTATGGGCCCGGTCTTCATAACTTCGACTCAAGGCCCCACAAATACATGAGAAGACATACGGTCCACGATCAATGGTACATTGTGATTGGTTTCCACAGCGCGCTTTCCATTTACGATTGCAGTTTAAGGCTTTTGGTTTGCGGTTTATAGTTTTGACTTCATCGTTCACCCTTTATCAGTCAACTTTTGAGTTCACGTACTCAGGTTTTCAACTAACGCTCACTGATATCATGCTTGACCATTTTGGCCTTACATTCTACTCTGCGCTGCTCAGTGCATGGCACGTACATTAGTTCTTGCAGATGCATAACTTTTAGCCTACACCATTATTCAACCAAATTGTAGTAAGTGTGGATTGTCATCGATGTGCTTTGTCTTATGGTTTACTTTCACCAAAAGAAATAAACATATCAATTGCATTATTCATGAATCTAACCTTGATTTTGTTTCATCATTACATCTTCCATTCTTTCGTAACTTCTACTGAATCGAAAACATTCTCCTTCCTCCAGACCGATCCGGATAATTCTTTAAAGTTTTCACTCCAAACTCGGAATACCCTAACGACCAACTGCTTTCTGATTTTTTATTCTACATGCCACCAACACTATATCCACTACGGAGGCGTACCCACATCTACACTAATCAAAGTGACCCttcttattgctttcttttaattaataataatagtcAGCAGtcaacaaaatctacactaaaacacATCACATTAATCTTATTCAGCATTTAGTAATTATAGTGCCAACCAGTGACGGACCTAGAAAATTttacatttcaaaaaaaaataacatagaaaaataataaaaaatgttaacgtcaatatatttacatatttaaattttgaactATATTATTTAGTCAAAtttctaataaataaatagaatcaattaacttcaaaatatttttacatcTCAACGATTTGGCAATACTGCATGAATCATACATTTATTATTAACATTGCAGTGCCTATTTAAGTATTTAATATTCCttaaatcttatctttattcattattttgtaaatgatacaaaaataatttatagcaAGTAGACCACAAAACAACTAAAGTAGAATTTGAGTATTGACCAAACTTTTCGTTCATCCCAAATCTCATTCTAATCTACATTATTTTGGGCAcatatattctttcttttttatttctttggtTCATTTGGATCatacattttaaaattatttattcttgCATTACGCTTTTAACCCAACCCTTTAAACCATATATACCCTAACCGCCCACTGTCATCCAAGGCCTCATATGGAATGGCCCAATCCTTGCAAAAGCATGTGCCGCTCCATCTTTCCTTTCCAAACGGAGCATTCACCATTCTAGCATGAGCAAGTCGGATAGAACAACTTCATGAAATTTTCACTCGGTTTTTGATTCTCCATCGGACAATAAAAGTCGGATAGAAACTTAATGGATAATCTCCGAATATACACCCTTAAGAGGCATTTTCTGATATAACCCTTTGACAGAAACCTAATAACCAGCCTACCAATTAAACAACCACTTAAATCTCTGTGAAGCTATGAAGCTATCATGGAAACTCAAACATGTTATAGCAACATTTTCAGAGCCAAGAAACTCGCAATATCAGGGTCTTTACCGAAAGCACTTCAATTTGACCTAATAGGCTACAACATTAATACATTATCAAAACTAGACCATTACAGAAATGTCCAAGTCTCAGTACACTAACAAACTGGGCAAACCATTCTGAATTAGCCTGCCCATAGTTAACCTAAATTTACATCTCAACAATCAACATCGTTTTGTCCCATCAACTCTATTTATTAACTGTCTTAGCATTTGTTGATGCTAGAGATACATGAAGACTAATTTTACAAGAAAAACCAGCTACCATTAATGCCTTCTTCTACACTGCTTGATTGTTCAACCCGGTTTTATCCCGTCTCCACACTCCAAAAATAAGggaaagagaaataaaatgctAACGGATGCAAAAAAGTAAATAGAAGAACTACTGGCTGGTCTTGtaccaaataataataacttgtTCCAATAGGAACCCTGCATGTAATGTTTATGGTTCCCTTCATTTCTGAACTGAACTGGAACTTTGAAGATGTATCAAAAAGTCAAATTTCTTCGTTAATACAACAACCTCAAGAAGCCAAGCACGATCAGCTCTTCATTATAATGTTCCCAACAGGATTCCACACAACATATCAACGTTACATTGTTTTGCGTCCCTACAACTTAATCCTTGTGTGTCATGATGATGTTATTAATCAACTAAAAATAATACTTATAAGGCAGGTTTCAGGACTCCTTTCTTTACATTGTTTTGTATTACTCCCCCTGCCCTCGGGAGCTCTTCACCCCACACACACATTGGGTTATACAGTCCCTGCCATAATTTACAGTTTAACCTAACTGACAAATGATGGTAACTTACCTCGTCAAGCTTCTTGCCCTGGACTCCTATCATTGTTAACACCATCAGAAAGGTGAACCCATAAGCTTTGACTTCTTTCAACTCCATTTTCCCATGTTTGTTGTCTTACACTCCTATCATTGGTGTCACCACCATCAGAAAACTGGGCCCACACACTTCTACATTTTCCTTCTCCACTAAATTCCTCCTCACATCCGGCCACTGTCTTTAGTAGTTCTGATTGTAGCAAAGGACAATGTTCCTTAAGGTACTCAAAACCCTCAGATTGCATCACAGCTGCAAGTAAGCACAAAAGAGAAATGATATCAGAATCAGTTGCTTATGCATCTTACAAACACCATATGGTTTTTTCCCAATTTTAAGGCTATTATCAAAAGTATGAATCCAAGAAGATAAACAAATGAAGAAGGATTTAAGTATGCAATCTAAAAATTGATGTGTATGAAAACTTGTAAAGTTTAGTACTAGCTAGCTGAGttcatcttctttcttttatttctttcttcttttcatgAACATCACATTTTGTAGAAAGATTAAGTGAAGCCATTTATCCATACTACCAGCCTCAAAATAAGCGAGGTCCTTCCAACCAAGTATAAGGTGAAAACTTCAGTGATTGGACCCACAGCAAAACGAAAAGGTAATAAGCTAATAATACATGTAGTGTCTACTTTGTCAAATAGCAGACATAGTATCACTAATGGAAAAAAAACCAGGAAAACTTACCAACAAGGTTTTCAGCAGAAAACTGGAGGCAAATAGACTTCAGTTCTGTAGCATGATAACGATCAGCAAGGGCCAATATATAGGCAACAGAATCAATAGATATGTCTTTGCAGATTACGGACTCGCACATCAGCTTCAGTCTTGGCAAATCATACTTTTCAGCAGCAGCCAACAATTTTGCTGCAAATGAGTCGGATATTGAAGCAAAGAATGTTGACCGTGACATAAAGAGTTCTTCATCTTCTATAAGAGTGTCTCTATAAATAAAATGAAGCAATGCCTGCACAAGAATGGAAATCAACAAACATTAAATAGCAACCAATATTCTACACTTTATTAGTAGCATGTATGTTCTGGGAAGTAAAAAAACTAATTAGAAAAGGCTAGCGGAAAGTGCTACCTTGAAAACCTTAGGTTCCATGTCAGTAACAACTATCTCCTGATCATTTTCATCCATCCCATTGAAAAACTCTGTTTCAAATGCAGTTGACCGAGCAGCTAGTACAAGCTTATGTGCATGAAACCTTTCTCCATGTACAGAAAAGGTAACATCAGagccttcttcattttctaacAGCATGCCAAAATGTGCCCCAATATCAGATTCAGGAACTTGTATTGTGTTTAACTTTGAACAGTCTATGGATGACACCACAACACCAACTGTGCAGTTTATTTTCAAGCAGTCATCCTTGAGGAAGGTTGATGCCTCGAGCTGAGCTCGTTTGAAAAATCGTTTATAGCCcctaaaaaaaagtaaatggATAGCTCATAAATCCTCAATGCACATCCCCAAGATTCACAGAATCCACCACTAGCATCAAATGTGTATATGGATACAAATTTGTTTCATTTTCTTCCAAAGTCTAGATGTCATAAATTTTCGTCAAATTTTTCCCTTGTTTCTCAATTATCCAATATATTGGCCAGGCTTCAAACTAACtatgtaaataattaaaataaaacacaaCATAGGCAACTCAATCGAAAGATGATGCTAGAGTCTTTTGCAAAAACCAGAATAGCAGTGCAATTATCTCACGGAGTACAGTGGAACAGCCTACTTGCTCATGCAAAGCTCAACAATCATCTCTAATCATTCTAGCGCGTAACTTTTAACAAACATCAGCCTTCCCTAAAGTTTCCCCTTTGTAAGCTATCATAAACACAAAACAAGTCACTTCACGCACGAAATAAAATTAGTTGGTAAATACACAAGTAGTTCATCCTCACTTCTCTTCCCAAATCATCTCAGCAAAATCACACACCATAATCCGttacaaaaaaacacaaaatccagttaATTCAAACACAGCAAAAACCAAACCTTGTAAAGACAGCAAGAAAACCTAGCAAATAGCATTGCGTTGAACCAAAACAAAGATAGCGGAAAAACCTAATAAATTCCGATCATAACCGATTAATTGATTGATAACTAACTAACTTACTACCTAATTAACCTACCACATGCTGCCGCGGTACTTGAGAGTGTAGGGACCGCTTTCGAGGGAGCGGTCAAAGTGGCTGTGGACCTTGTGCTTGCCGTTGCCACTCTGGTCGAGGAGGGTGAGCTCAAAGAGTGCCCTAACGTCGGTACCGTCACTGGCGAGGGCGATGAAGACAGAGACATAGGCGGAGTTGTCCTCAGGGTTCTTGCCGTCAGGGTAGAAGTATATGGCCCACTGGTACCCTCCAACGCTGAAGGTCTCGCTCGCTATGTGCTTCCCAACTCCGATCCCCTTCGCCAGAGAGTAACCTTTGATTACAAACTTGTGAGAGCCGTTAACAGTTTCCGTCACCGACCGCGAGCTCGTCCGagacgccaggatgttgctgttactgttgttgttgctgttgtacATCTTCGAGCTTTGGTTATTTTGTTTGTATGGCTGGTTGAAGCAATCGGAGAGAAGAAGAGCTGAAGAAGGAACTCCGTGTCCGCGtgttttcttttgcttttgttGTATTTATTGATTAATTTGGATTTGGAATATAGATATTGCCGTGGTCGTCGTGGTGAACGGTGTTGTCGTTGCGAAGGGTGGAAATGTATCTAGCCCAGCTCAAGAAAGTTAAGCTACTCGTTAATAATCGAGTCTAACTCACCAAATACTCATGAACTCGCTCAACGGctcaaataaaatagaataaagcTCTATAATCaactaaaatatttaattaagtgtaattaaatattttaaattcttcactcatgtgattttttttttaactcttTGAACGTCCGTTtactttcttctctttttttattatttttttcttttagtatTGTTATCACCATcgtcactttttttttttattttctgattttaattatttttttttctcctcctcCACCTCTTTCATTATTACCATAATTAtcgttattattgttatttttatcatatatttttttttattgtcatTTTTATTACTGCTATTGttgttaaatttattttctctttttctttctaataattttacaatattgtgtattttttatttgattttttttatttttatttttgttaggatataaataaaaaaaatcatgaaaaaataaaataagaaaaaaaatgaacaagaaaaaaaagatgataataatgaaaaagaagaaggaggaagaagaattTGCTCGTATGTCatcattattaaataatttcggTGCAAATAAGGTGCATTTTGAGTTTAATTTCGGTGCATTTTGGTCTGAACTTATTTTAAACTGAATTTGTTTGTGTGtcattatcataaaaaatttcgGTGCATTCTGGATTTAAATAAGGTGCACACAATTTaaaactcttcttcttcctccttctcatcttctacttcttcgtcttttccttttcatttttttttctttcatctcttccttcttatttcattttctcataattattcttgttttactttttttagaggaataaaaccaagaaaaaaaaagaagaaaaataaatttcgATCTATTTTTGCTATAAATTCAATCTAATAAGTGTGaacctacattcattcaactaaacaAGATTGTAATACAGTATAAATATGTTCATTCAAGTCTAATATAAGAAGCAATGctactaaaagaaaaaataagaataaaaagaaaaaaatccaacgttaaagaagatatttttgtgcttttgtaacaaaattttggtgtaaaaactaagatatttatgtattattgttaaaaaattttggtgttaTCTTTTTGATAAATTCTGTACAATTTAaaacttttcttctttctcctcttcATTTTCTgtcgttttcttcttcttttttatcttttttttcttcatattttccttcttatttcattttttcaTAATTCTTCCTGTTTTCCtcttttgagaaaaataaaaccaaataaagaggaaaaaaaataaatgacgACAATAACATGAacaagaaaggagaagaagaaacaaataaaacacGGCAACGTAACAATAGCaccaatagaagaaagaggatGAAACACACGAAGATAGGAATCGTTTTTCGTATTCTTTGAACGCAGCACGCGAAACGTGCAAGCGTTTCATTTGCGTTAGTGAAGTGGGCGTGTGTACATACTATATATAATGAAAATAGTTTTTGGAGTTTAAGCCAATTTTATTGGACTTGGTTACTAAAAATATGGgataagtacgattttggtccctaacgttgAGGGTCAGAATCGA includes:
- the LOC130935436 gene encoding BTB/POZ and MATH domain-containing protein 4-like; this encodes MYNSNNNSNSNILASRTSSRSVTETVNGSHKFVIKGYSLAKGIGVGKHIASETFSVGGYQWAIYFYPDGKNPEDNSAYVSVFIALASDGTDVRALFELTLLDQSGNGKHKVHSHFDRSLESGPYTLKYRGSMWGYKRFFKRAQLEASTFLKDDCLKINCTVGVVVSSIDCSKLNTIQVPESDIGAHFGMLLENEEGSDVTFSVHGERFHAHKLVLAARSTAFETEFFNGMDENDQEIVVTDMEPKVFKALLHFIYRDTLIEDEELFMSRSTFFASISDSFAAKLLAAAEKYDLPRLKLMCESVICKDISIDSVAYILALADRYHATELKSICLQFSAENLVAVMQSEGFEYLKEHCPLLQSELLKTVAGCEEEFSGEGKCRSVWAQFSDGGDTNDRSVRQQTWENGVERSQSLWVHLSDGVNNDRSPGQEA